The following proteins are encoded in a genomic region of Montipora foliosa isolate CH-2021 chromosome 8, ASM3666993v2, whole genome shotgun sequence:
- the LOC137967964 gene encoding lysosomal alpha-mannosidase-like isoform X1, which translates to MSTVFFFLTLLGFGSAFVCNLDGEVKNEDKLQVHLVPHTHDDVGWLKTVDEYFYGANNSIQHAGVQYILDSVIPQLMADPSKRFIYVEIAFFERWWNEQSEAMRADVKKLVSEKRLEFINAGWCMNDEAATHYNGIIDQMTYGLNFVQETFGSDARPRIAWHIDPFGHSNEQASIFSQMSFDGFFFGRIDYQDKDLRLEQQRMELVWRGSRSLAQKSDIFTGVLYNGYNPPKGFCYDQFCADPPVQDDPNLFDLNVKETVAKFVATTCSQALHYKTNHIMLTMGSDFMYENANLWYKNLDKLIKYVNEDGRVNAFYSTPTMYLDALHNANQTWELKTDDFFPYADCPHCYWTGYFTSRPAVKRYVRLNNNLLQVCKQLELVNGPEGGNGPSSDTLRRAMAVAQHHDAVTGTEKQHVADDYAKRLAIGAVECQALITAVLGKFTVKKTGIQPPAMTFCDHLNISVCAESEQKEAFTVTIYNAIARQVSAMIRLPLAVGSMAVYGPQGHPVESQILPISDATKQVQKEQNQGQSVSSFEIVFNAELPALGFATYFINSTKSSRLKELFREPPKKLRKDSEEVSIENEYIQLTFSSDSGLLTSMTDKSSKVTSKLTQNFYWYRGSADKKQPSGAYIFRPNGSQPILISQKVTTKLFKGPLVQEIRQVISPFLSQVVRVYTGQRHAEFEYTVGPIPIADNWGKEIISRFDTDIQSNQVFFTDANGREMQQRKVNYRPTWKLNVTEPVAGNYYPVNSRMYIKDSNKQLTILTDRSLGGSSLTSGSMEIMLHRRLLVDDKRGVNEPLNETGISGKGLIVRGKLCVILAPPKSSAALHRELGEKLLLEPVLAFAPNSLGFEKWTNLYNSLHGGLKRELPPNVHLLTLETARDLALIRVEHQYEVDEDAKLSQPVNISLAELFTDFDIESMTEMNLSANQLMKDKQPLRWNIKKGTKIEKKKKEMPRSPTDLNVQLSPMQIRTFKAVIKRHYGNKMPY; encoded by the exons ATGTCGACTGTATTCTTTTTTCTCACTCTACTGGGTTTTGGCTCAGCCTTTGTTTGTAACTTGGACGGAGAGGTGAAGAATGAGGACAAACTGCAAGTTCACCTTGTTCCCCACACACACGACGATGTTGGTTGGTTGAAGACTGTCGATGAATACTTCTATGGAGCCAATAATTCAATCCAACACGCCGGTGTCCAGTACATTTTGGATTCAGTCATTCCACAGTTGATGGCTGATCCTTCAAAGCGGTTTATTTACGTGGAAATCGCGTTTTTTGAGCGATGGTGGAACGAACAAAGTGAAGCCATGCGAGCAGATGTAAAGAAGCTTGTTTCCGAAAAGAGACTTGAGTTTATCAACGCAGGATGGTGTATGAACGATGAAGCAGCCACACATTACAATGGTATTATTGATCAAATGACTTATGGCTTAAACTTTGTGCAAGAAACATTTGGTTCCGATGCAAGGCCACGAATAGCCTGGCATATTGATCCGTTCGGTCACTCGAATGAACAAGCCTCCATCTTCTCTCAAATGTCATTCGATGGATTCTTCTTTGGTCGCATCGATTACCAAGACAAAGATCTTCGTCTGGAGCAGCAGAGAATGGAACTGGTGTGGAGAGGAAGCAGAAGTTTAGCGCAAAAGTCGGACATTTTTACAGGCGTTCTTTACAATGGGTATAATCCGCCTAAAGGATTTTGCTATGATCAGTTTTGTGCAGATCCACCTGTACAAGATGACCCAAACCTGTTTGACCTCAATGTCAAAGAAACAGTTGCAAAATTTGTAGCCACAACTTGCAGCCAGGCTTTGCACTACAAAACCAACCACATAATGTTGACGATGGGATCGGATTTCATGTACGAAAATGCTAATTTGTGGTACAAAAATTTGGACAAACTCATTAAATACGTGAATGAA GATGGTCGTGTGAATGCCTTTTATTCCACACCAACCATGTACCTTGATGCACTTCACAATGCTAATCAGACATGGGAGTTAAAGACTGACGACTTTTTTCCATATGCTGACTGTCCACACTGTTACTGGACTGGTTATTTCACCAGCCGACCAGCAGTCAAGCGATATGTGAGGCTCAACAACAATTTATTGCAG GTTTGTAAACAACTGGAATTGGTAAATGGCCCTGAAGGAGGCAACGGTCCATCTTCTGATACTTTACGCCGAGCAATGGCTGTGGCCCAACACCACGATGCTGTTACTGGTACAGAAAAACAACATGTGGCTGATGATTATGCTAAGCGACTTGCTATTGGTGCGGTTGAATGTCAG GCTTTGATAACAGCTGTCCTGGGAAAATTCACAGTGAAAAAAACCGGTATCCAACCTCCTGCCATGACGTTCTGCGACCATCTTAACATAAGCGTTTGTGCCGAAAGTGAACAAAAGGAAGCCTTCACGGTGACAATTTACAACGCCATTGCGCGGCAAGTGAGTGCGATGATCCGGCTTCCGTTAGCAGTTGGCTCCATGGCTGTCTATGGACCGCAGGGACATCCAGTTGAAAGCCAAATTCTCCCCATTTCGGATGCTACAAAACAGGTGCAAAAAGAACAGAATCAAGGTCAAAGCGTGTCGTCTTTTGAGATCGTGTTTAACGCCGAACTTCCAGCCCTGggctttgctacctatttcatCAATTCAACCAAGTCGTCTCGTCTAAAGGAACTATTCCGAGAACCACCGAAGAAGCTTAGGAAAGATTCCGAAGAGGTATCGATTGAAAATGAGTACATCCAACTTACCTTTTCTTCGGACAGTGGTCTTTTGACAAGCATGACAGATAAGAGTTCTAAAGTGACCTCCAAACTGACCCAAAATTTTTACTGGTACCGTGGCAGCGCTGACAAGAAACAGCCATCTGGTGCGTACATCTTCAGACCCAATGGCAGTCAACCGATTTTGATCTCGCAGAAGGTGACAACCAAACTGTTTAAGGGTCCCCTGGTCCAAGAGATTCGACAGGTCATTTCACCCTTTCTTAGTCAAGTGGTGAGGGTGTATACTGGACAGCGGCATGCCGAGTTTGAATACACAGTGGGGCCCATTCCCATCGCGGATAACTGGGGAAAAGAGATCATAAGTCGTTTCGACACGGATATTCAGTCCAATCAGGTATTCTTCACTGATGCGAATGGAAGAGAAATGCAACAACGCAAGGTGAATTACCGACCCACCTGGAAATTGAACGTAACAGAGCCAGTGGCAGGCAATTATTATCCCGTGAATAGTCGAAtgtacattaaagacagtaatAAGCAGCTGACGATTCTGACTGACCGCTCACTGGGTGGGTCAAGCCTGACCAGTGGCTCTATGGAGATCATGCTTCATAGGCGACTGTTGGTAGATGACAAGAGAGGAGTCAATGAACCGCTAAACGAGACCGGGATATCGGGAAAAGGTTTGATTGTTCGTGGCAAACTATGCGTCATTCTGGCGCCACCCAAGTCCTCTGCAGCTCTGCATCGTGAACTTGGAGAAAAGCTGTTATTGGAACCCGTGCTCGCTTTTGCGCCAAACAGCCTCGGTTTCGAAAAATGGACGAACCTGTATAACTCACTGCACGGTGGTCTTAAACGTGAACTACCGCCGAACGTTCACCTTCTGACCTTGGAAACTGCGAGGGACTTGGCCCTGATCCGCGTGGAGCATCAGTATGAAGTTGACGAGGATGCTAAGCTATCACAACCTGTGAACATTTCATTGGCGGAGCTGTTCACCGATTTTGATATCGAGTCCATGACGGAAATGAACCTGTCTGCCAATCAGCTGATGAAGGACAAACAACCTCTTCGCTGGAATATTAAAAAAGGAACGAAAAtcgaaaagaagaagaaagagatgCCTCGATCGCCAACTGATTTAAATGTGCAGCTTAGTCCAATGCAGATACGCACGTTCAAGGCTGTTATTAAACGCCATTATGGAAATAAAATGCCCTACTAG